TAGAGCTGCTGCACACATCAGTGCTTCATGGGAGAGATGGCGCAGGGGCTACAGGAAGAGGAGCTGTGTCTCCTGTCTGGGTCAGTGTGGTGCGCAGAGTGGGAGGGGCATGGGTAGGAGGGCAGGATGGTCCTCAGTGAGGATGCAGGAGTCCAGAGTGAAGGGCACCTGGGAAAAGCACAAACCCCTTGTTCCCTCTGCAGAATTACAGTGACATTGTGTATAATATGTTGGAGGAAGTGGGACACAAGTCTCCCATCCTATGTGAGGTGGGATTTGAGCCATTTCATTACAGTCTCAAAGGATGGGCTATTTAAGAGGAATTTTGACCTGAAGCCACCAGCTTCACTGAGAAACTTTGGAAGAAACAGCCCTAAGAACCATATTTAATTACTGCAGGACTCTAGCGAGGATGCTATTTACTCAGTAACCTCTTTACCAGGACCCACAAGAAACCTTTCTTTTAGGTTTCAGTACCAGGAATGGTGGGGCTTGCCTTGAATCATTAATTTGTTTGCCTTATAGATTCTTTGAGTCGTGGAACCaatcttctctccatctctgccttgGCTGCTGGATCCAAATCTGCTTTGTCAACAGCCAGCAAAGCGCCTTACAGCCCATGGCTCGGGTCGACCTTCATTCCTggctccatctctttctctctcttactgtTGTTTTCCTCtaactcaatttcctcattctcctattttaaaattctttaatttattatattgtaattttttattagtaaccttaatccattttttaaaaaataaacaaacaatacaaTCAAACAAACTTCTCCAGAAAATTTTGATTCCTTATTTTCCACTTAGtattattttctatgtataatcTTAATACTTTGCTTCCTATTAAAATGCTAGGAAGCTGAGTTTCCCTGTGAGCATGTGGTTTTGGGAGAAATTctggaattcttcacaaaatacATACAGCAAAGAGATAGTGAATTGTATTTGGACTGGGAATCTCACGCAGGAATGAGGTATTGGAAATGGAATTGGGAGAAAAGGAATCATGGCTGCTAGAAGGACGGGGTGCAATGGACGAGAGGgaccagtttttttgtttgtttatggaaCTGAAGGAAGAGTCTAGATGCTGAGAACGACTTTCCTCATCAGCTAAGACTTGGACTGTACAGGGACCATGGCGGGGCTAACTTGAGGTGTTTAGTGAGTACTAATGTATCATTGTAGTTGCAAATAGATCCTTGTAAGACTAGCCACAAATGGCTTTAGCCAGTTGAATAGAACTTTGAGCCTATGTGGTTTAGTCTTTAAAGAACGCTGGCAATAACGTCTTCTACTTCCTTCCCCTTGTAAGACGTCATTTCTCATCTTGAAAACGTCATTACGTTTAGCCAAGTACCATTATCGCTTATTAAGTCTTAGATTGAAAGAAAACCAGGACTCCATTAGTGCCAGAAACACaagctaaatattttattagattctAGGGAGAAAAGTGGAGAATGTAAATACTTCAGTAAAAATCCATGACTCGTCTAAAAGAACCAACTTTGGCATTCACAGCCCCCCAGTCAAGATATCTCCTGTACTCCCCCGGCCTCAGCAGGTACTGCCTTCCCCGGTAGCTGGGCATCTCGTAGAGGACCCACCAGCCCTCCAGCACGTTGAGGGAGTGGACTTCATTGAGGTGGAAGTGGTCCTGAAGAGAGAGACAGTCATCGGTGATTTCTGACATTTGTCCTCTGAAGTCATCTCTCTCGTAGATCCTCATTCTGTAAGCGCCCGTGTGCTGGGGTGGCGgacagaaggaaaaagtaaatgaacaCACACAGGAATTAAAGTTCCAGCCCCTGCACCTCCCTGGCCTCAGAACCCAGAGGTTCCCTGAGTCCAAATTCGCTTCCAGAACAGCCAGGTTACAGAGTTAAAGAgcctccctggccccagccccccccccacaGTGAGTCTGATGATTTGTGGGCAACGTGAGGACAGAACTCAGCAGCGGTTCAGCCGCCCCTCCGCCAGTCTCTGTCCTTGGGAATTAAGGTTTgcctaaaataaaattgttattagAGAAAGTCCTtctcaaaggagaaaagtgagagaCCGGAAAGTGAAGTCTCATTTGATATATTACTCTTGTTAAAAAGGAACCAACATTTAGCTGTTTTCCGTAAGAGCAGCGTTTTGGGTTTTAGGTACGCTATGGAATGAGGATTATTAAACTCTTGTAAAAATGAGATGCCACATTTTCCTTACCTCTGTTTTCATAGCCTCAGTTTTAGTC
This region of Equus quagga isolate Etosha38 unplaced genomic scaffold, UCLA_HA_Equagga_1.0 HiC_scaffold_2982_RagTag, whole genome shotgun sequence genomic DNA includes:
- the LOC124232173 gene encoding gamma-crystallin B, with product DSGCWMLYERPHYQGHQYLVRRGDYPDSQHWMGQSDSIRSCRLIPPHTGAYRMRIYERDDFRGQMSEITDDCLSLQDHFHLNEVHSLNVLEGWWVLYEMPSYRGRQYLLRPGEYRRYLDWGAVNAKVGSFRRVMDFY